In Gracilibacillus salitolerans, the sequence ATACTTTTCACTCAAGGAATGAATCACCCTTGCCAACATATATTTTCCGGTTCCTTTTTCCCCTCGAATCAATATAGGTGTTTCCATCCTTGCATATAGCTTGGCTTGCTCACGTGCAATATTGATTGCTGGTGATTCTCCAATGATATCGTCTATTTGATAGGTTTTCTCTAATTTCCTAATAATTTTTTTGGCAAACTCAAGTTCTTGCTCACTCTCATTTAGCCTACCTGTATTTAAAAACTGCATACAACCGATTAGCTTCCCATTTATCTGGATTGGCTTACTAATTATCTCCATGTGATTGGACATGATGTTATCATCCTGAAATATTTCCTTGATTACTCGTCTGGTTTCCATTGCTGTTTTGGCTAATTTATGTACCCATTTGTCAGCATAGGGACTCACGTTTAGTATTTCATCCCACCAATGTTCACTGATTAACCATTCACTATGATCCACAAGCACAACTCGAAATCTAGCATGGCTATTTAACAATTCCTGTAAAATTCCTTGAAATAAATCAATATCAGTTAAATGACTCACACGCTCATGGAAAGTAGTTAATGGTTCGATCAGAATTATAATTCCTAATAGCTCTCCTTGCTCACTTAAATAAGGACTATAGCGAGTGATAACTTGTTTTCCATTTCTGCTAATCGTATCGTGTGTTTCTATATGATGATGCAGTTGCTTTACGTCTGTTGTTGAGGCATTCTCAAAAAGAGCATCAATAGAAGTATTCAGTATTTCACCATCAAAATCAAACATCTCGTGAGCAACTTGGTTCATATAATTAATTTTATCGTTCTTATTTATTAATATTAAGCCAATTGGTAAGTTATGAAATAAATGATCAGATCTATCCAATATATTTGCAGTTATTTTCATCACACCTTGCATAATTTTTCATACTTCTATCATAAAACTTCTTGCAAAAGTTTGCAAGATATTGATATTTTCTTTTATTGTCGTTTTTTGCTATAATTTAAGTATTTCCAACGTAGTAGGAGGAAGTAATTTGAGAATTATTGCGTTATTACTATTAGTCTTACCTGCTGTATTAGCGACTTATGGGATTAAACTAATGAGGGATGCATTTTTCGGTGAGTTAACTGATATATTTATGCATATTATTATCCAATTTATTGTGGGTCTAGGTCTATTCGCTGGAGGTTTATATTTTATCGGGGGATTTATTCTACACAGAGATCGTAAACGACATTTAATAAAAGGTGGAAAAAATAACAGGTATTCCTAAGGGAGGGATACCTGTTATTTTAGTTCAAGTTTATTCAAAGAATGTATTATATAATGCTTTGACTGATTCATTTACTTTATCTGCCTTAATACCAAACATCATAGAGACCTCTGAAGAACCTTGATTCATCATCTCAATATTGACATTTGCTTTTGTAAAGGCATGTGTTGCTTTATCAGCTAAACCTACCGTACTATCCATACCTTCTCCAACAACCATAATTAAAGCTAAATTTCGGTCTACACTTACGGTATCAGGGTCAAGCTCGTCTTTAATTCGAGCAATCACACGTTCTTCTTTCTCTTTTGTAAGACCTGATCCACGGATAATAACCGAAATATCATCTATACCTGAAGGTGTATGTTCAAAGGAGATGTCTTCATCCTCTAAGATCGTTAATAATTTCCGACCAAAACCTAACTCTCTGTTCATTAAATATTTACTTACATAAATGCTAATAAACCCAGTATCACTAGCAATACCTACAACAGGGTTCGGTTGAGGCTCTTTTTTCGATACGATAATCGTACCTATCCCGTGAGGGTTGTTCGTATTTTTAATACAAACTGGGATATCTGCTTTAAAGGCTGGAATAAGAGCCTCATCATGGAAAACAGAGAAGCCTGCATAAGAAAGTTCTCGCATTTCTTTGTAAGTTAAGGAAGTAATTTCTTTTG encodes:
- a CDS encoding DUF2627 family protein, coding for MRIIALLLLVLPAVLATYGIKLMRDAFFGELTDIFMHIIIQFIVGLGLFAGGLYFIGGFILHRDRKRHLIKGGKNNRYS
- a CDS encoding AAA-type ATPase lid domain-containing protein, with the protein product MQGVMKITANILDRSDHLFHNLPIGLILINKNDKINYMNQVAHEMFDFDGEILNTSIDALFENASTTDVKQLHHHIETHDTISRNGKQVITRYSPYLSEQGELLGIIILIEPLTTFHERVSHLTDIDLFQGILQELLNSHARFRVVLVDHSEWLISEHWWDEILNVSPYADKWVHKLAKTAMETRRVIKEIFQDDNIMSNHMEIISKPIQINGKLIGCMQFLNTGRLNESEQELEFAKKIIRKLEKTYQIDDIIGESPAINIAREQAKLYARMETPILIRGEKGTGKYMLARVIHSLSEKYSYPFLRCNFSTLAALNDLDTKLEYLLRSGRNGTVYFYINEKLPNDKQMKLLEFVNNSQGIRVIFGTSLALTSEYWDHSFYDLIQRYQITLPALKDRKDDMYLLVDTLLAKLNRQYHTTISKVDSKVIEYWQQCDWPGNIAQLENTLENLVLQSDIFTNDISKNQLKNVDLKENNHEHTANSNLTLQTAIDQFEKNHIMLALQQNAFNKTKTAKSLGVSVRNLYYKMDKYKIERGAP